The Diorhabda sublineata isolate icDioSubl1.1 chromosome 6, icDioSubl1.1, whole genome shotgun sequence genome includes a window with the following:
- the LOC130445465 gene encoding elongation factor Tu, mitochondrial yields the protein MTSIIVARTLAPAVHRSLKQLFTSGATTKIRNYCKTIQVATIQYNQKRFYSEKKVFERIKPHCNVGTIGHVDHGKTTLTAAITKVLAEQKLAKARQYADIDNAPEEKARGITINVAHIEYQTEDRHYGHTDCPGHADYIKNMITGAAQMDGAIMVVAATDGVMPQTREHLLLAKQIGVEHIVVFINKVDAADQEMVELVEIEIRELLTEMGFDGDNIPIIAGSALCALEGKNPEIGSEAVMKLLKEVDRYIPTPVRELDKPFLLPVEHTYSIPGRGTVVTGRLERGILKKGAECEFVGYNKVLKSVVTGIEMFHQILDEAHAGDQVGALVRGLKRDDVKRGMILAKPGTVKSHDHIEAQVYVLSKDEGGRTKPFTSFIQLQMFCRTWDCAAQVVVPDKEMVMPGEDSRLILKMMRPMVLEQGKRFTLRDGSQTLGTGVVTKTLPRLTENERMALTEGKKAREKKLASAK from the exons ATGACTTCAATTATTGTTGCGAGAACTTTGGCACCTg CGGTACATCGTTCCCTCAAACAATTATTTACAAGTGGGGCTACgacaaaaataagaaactatTGTAAAACTATACAAGTTGCCACTattcaatataatcaaaaaaggttttattccgaaaaaaaagTGTTCGAACGTATCAAACCACATTGTAATGTCGGTACGATAGGTCATGTCGATCATGGTAAAACTACTCTCACCGCAGCAATAACCAAAGTTTTAGCAGAACAAAAATTGGCTAAAGCGCGCCAATATGCTGATATTGACAATGCACCAGAAGAAAAAGCAAGag GTATCACTATCAATGTCGCTCATATAGAATACCAAACAGAAGACAGACATTACGGGCATACCGATTGCCCAGGACATGcagattatataaaaaacatgatCACAGGAGCCGCTCAGATGGACGGAGCTATAATGGTAGTAGCGGCAACTGATGGTGTCATGCCTCAAACTAGAGAACATTTACTATTAGCCAAACAAATCGGTGTTGAACACATCGTGGTATTCATCAATAAAGTTGATGCTGCAGATCAAGAAATGGTGGAATTAGTAGAAATAGAAATTAGGGAATTATTAACAGAAATGGGTTTCGATGGAGATAATATCCCAATTATTGCTGGATCTGCTCTTTGTGCTTTGGAAGGAAAAAATCCTGAAATAG GTTCCGAAGCagttatgaaattattgaaagaagTTGATAGGTATATTCCCACTCCCGTAAGAGAATTAGACAAACCATTCTTGCTTCCAGTAGAACACACTTATTCAATTCCTGGAAGAGGTACTGTGGTAACTGGAAGATTAGAAAggggaattttgaaaaaaggagcTGAATGCGAATTTGTGGGATACAATAAAGTATTGAAAAGTGTTGTTACCGGTATAGAAATGTTCCATCAAATATTGGACGAAGCCCATGCTGGAGATCAAGTTGGAGCATTAGTTAGGGGATTGAAAAGGGATGATGTTAAGAGag gAATGATTCTGGCAAAACCTGGTACGGTTAAAAGTCACGATCATATAGAAGCTCAAGTATATGTACTAAGTAAAGACGAAGGTGGTCGTACAAAGCCATTCACATCATTCATACAGTTACAGATGTTCTGCAGAACATGGGATTGTGCTGCACAAGTTGTTGTTCCTGATAAGGAAATGGTTATGCCCGGAGAAGATTCTAG gttgatattgaaaatgatgagACCAATGGTATTGGAACAAGGTAAAAGATTTACTTTAAGAGATGGATCACAGACGTTAGGAACGGGCGTAGTGACAAAAACTTTACCTCGTCTTACAGAAAACGAACGCATGGCTCTAACAGAAGGCAAAAAAGCCAGAGAAAAGAAACTGGCGTCCGCAAAATAA
- the LOC130445468 gene encoding GTP-binding nuclear protein Ran: MAAEQDMPTFKCVLVGDGGTGKTTFVKRHMTGEFEKKYVATLGVEVHPLVFHTNRGQIRFNVWDTAGQEKFGGLRDGYYIQGQCAIIMFDVTSRVTYKNVPNWHRDLVRVCENIPIVLCGNKVDIKDRKVKAKSIVFHRKKNLQYYDISAKSNYNFEKPFLWLARKLIGDPNLEFVAAPALLPPEVHMDPQLQEQIEKDLIEASETALPDDEEDL; the protein is encoded by the exons ATGGCTGCTGAACAAGATATGCCGACTTTCAAATGTGTCTTGGTCGGTGATGGTGGTACCGGTAAAACAACATTCGTCAAAAGACACATGACTGGTGAATTCGAAAAGAAATATGTAGCAACTCTTGGAGTAGAAGTTCACCCTTTGGTTTTCCATACAAACCGCGGACAAATTCGGTTTAATGTATGGGATACAGCTGGACAAGAAAAATTCGGAGGGTTACGTGACGGTTACTATATTCAAGGACAATGTGCGATTATTATGTTTGATGTAACGTCCAGAGTCACATATAAAAACGTACCCAACTGGCATAGGGATCTAGTAAGAGTTTGTGAGAATATTCCTATTGTGTTATGCGGGAACAAAGTCGATATCAAGGATAGAAAAGTTAAAGCTAAAAGCATCGTATTCCATAGGAAGAAGAACTTACAG tacTATGATATTTCCGCAAAATCtaattacaattttgaaaaaccttTCCTGTGGTTGGCAAGAAAACTCATTGGAGATCCCAACTTGGAATTCGTAGCCGCTCCAGCATTACTTCCCCCCGAAGTCCACATGGACCCACAATTGCaagaacaaattgaaaaagatcTTATCGAAGCTTCAGAAACTGCGTTGCCCGACGACGAAGAAGATTTGTAA
- the LOC130445466 gene encoding syntaxin-1A isoform X4, which yields MTKDRLAALVAAQSDDDDVGPDDVAVNVEGRDGFMDAFFGEVEEIRDMIEKIQANVEEVKKKHSSILSAPQSDEKTKQELEDLMADIKKTANKVRAKLKVIEQNIETEEQKNKSSADLRIRKTQHSTLSRKFVEVMTEYNRTQTDYRERCKGRIQRQLEITGRQTTNEELEEMLEQGNPAVFTQGIIMETQQAKQTLADIEARHADIIKLENSIRELHDMFMDMAMLVENQGELVDRVEYHVENAQTHVQQGRTELIQAEGYQTKARKKKIFIIICLVVALIILIIILSVVLK from the exons ATGACAAAGGATAGATTAGCAGCTCTTGTTGCG gcTCAAAGCGACGATGATGATGTGGGCCCCGATGATGTTGCCGTCAACGTTGAAGGCAGGGACGGCTTCATGGACGCGTTTTTCGGAGAG GTTGAAGAGATACGGGACATGATAGAAAAGATACAGGCCAATGTAGAAGAGGTTAAGAAAAAACACAGTTCCATACTTTCAGCACCGCAGAGTGATGAAA aAACGAAACAGGAATTGGAAGATCTAATGGCCGATATCAAGAAAACTGCCAATAAAGTCCGTGCCAAGCTAAAGG TTATAGAACAAAATATAGAAAcggaagaacaaaaaaataaatcgtcGGCGGATCTGAGGATACGAAAAACTCAACATTCGACGTTATCCAGAAAATTCGTAGAAGTTATGACTGAATATAACCGAACTCAAACAGATTACAGAGAAAGGTGTAAAGGAAGAATACAAAGGCAGTTAGAAATTA CCGGTAGGCAAACAACTAACGAGGAATTAGAAGAAATGTTAGAACAAGGAAATCCGGCAGTTTTCACCCAAGGT ATCATAATGGAAACGCAACAAGCGAAACAGACATTAGCCGATATCGAAGCGAGGCACGCCGATATCATCAAGttagaaaattcaattagaGAATTGCACGATATGTTTATGGATATGGCGATGTTGGTAGAGAATCAG GGTGAACTCGTCGATAGAGTGGAATATCACGTAGAGAATGCTCAAACTCACGTACAACAAGGTCGCACCGAATTGATACAAGCCGAAGGATATCAAACCAAAGCCAGAAAG aaaaagatCTTCATCATAATCTGCCTCGTAGTAGCTCTCAtcattctaataataatattatctgttgtatt GAAATGA
- the LOC130445466 gene encoding syntaxin-1A isoform X1, whose protein sequence is MTKDRLAALVAAQSDDDDVGPDDVAVNVEGRDGFMDAFFGEVEEIRDMIEKIQANVEEVKKKHSSILSAPQSDEKTKQELEDLMADIKKTANKVRAKLKVIEQNIETEEQKNKSSADLRIRKTQHSTLSRKFVEVMTEYNRTQTDYRERCKGRIQRQLEITGRQTTNEELEEMLEQGNPAVFTQGIIMETQQAKQTLADIEARHADIIKLENSIRELHDMFMDMAMLVENQGEMIDRIEYHVEHAVDYVQTATQDTKKALRYQSRARRKKIMILICLTILAIIITCTIGGYLGLV, encoded by the exons ATGACAAAGGATAGATTAGCAGCTCTTGTTGCG gcTCAAAGCGACGATGATGATGTGGGCCCCGATGATGTTGCCGTCAACGTTGAAGGCAGGGACGGCTTCATGGACGCGTTTTTCGGAGAG GTTGAAGAGATACGGGACATGATAGAAAAGATACAGGCCAATGTAGAAGAGGTTAAGAAAAAACACAGTTCCATACTTTCAGCACCGCAGAGTGATGAAA aAACGAAACAGGAATTGGAAGATCTAATGGCCGATATCAAGAAAACTGCCAATAAAGTCCGTGCCAAGCTAAAGG TTATAGAACAAAATATAGAAAcggaagaacaaaaaaataaatcgtcGGCGGATCTGAGGATACGAAAAACTCAACATTCGACGTTATCCAGAAAATTCGTAGAAGTTATGACTGAATATAACCGAACTCAAACAGATTACAGAGAAAGGTGTAAAGGAAGAATACAAAGGCAGTTAGAAATTA CCGGTAGGCAAACAACTAACGAGGAATTAGAAGAAATGTTAGAACAAGGAAATCCGGCAGTTTTCACCCAAGGT ATCATAATGGAAACGCAACAAGCGAAACAGACATTAGCCGATATCGAAGCGAGGCACGCCGATATCATCAAGttagaaaattcaattagaGAATTGCACGATATGTTTATGGATATGGCGATGTTGGTAGAGAATCAG GGTGAAATGATCGATCGTATCGAATACCATGTCGAACATGCAGTGGATTACGTACAAACGGCCACCCAAGATACTAAAAAGGCATTACGATATCAAAGTCGTGCCAGACGG aagaaaattatgattttgatCTGTCTCACAATCTTGGCAATAATTATAACGTGTACCATCGGAGGATATCTTGGATTGGTGTAA
- the LOC130445466 gene encoding syntaxin-1A isoform X2, with product MTKDRLAALVAAQSDDDDVGPDDVAVNVEGRDGFMDAFFGEVEEIRDMIEKIQANVEEVKKKHSSILSAPQSDEKTKQELEDLMADIKKTANKVRAKLKVIEQNIETEEQKNKSSADLRIRKTQHSTLSRKFVEVMTEYNRTQTDYRERCKGRIQRQLEITGRQTTNEELEEMLEQGNPAVFTQGIIMETQQAKQTLADIEARHADIIKLENSIRELHDMFMDMAMLVENQGEMIDRIEYHVEHAVDYVQTATQDTKKALRYQSRARRKKIFIIICLVVALIILIIILSVVLK from the exons ATGACAAAGGATAGATTAGCAGCTCTTGTTGCG gcTCAAAGCGACGATGATGATGTGGGCCCCGATGATGTTGCCGTCAACGTTGAAGGCAGGGACGGCTTCATGGACGCGTTTTTCGGAGAG GTTGAAGAGATACGGGACATGATAGAAAAGATACAGGCCAATGTAGAAGAGGTTAAGAAAAAACACAGTTCCATACTTTCAGCACCGCAGAGTGATGAAA aAACGAAACAGGAATTGGAAGATCTAATGGCCGATATCAAGAAAACTGCCAATAAAGTCCGTGCCAAGCTAAAGG TTATAGAACAAAATATAGAAAcggaagaacaaaaaaataaatcgtcGGCGGATCTGAGGATACGAAAAACTCAACATTCGACGTTATCCAGAAAATTCGTAGAAGTTATGACTGAATATAACCGAACTCAAACAGATTACAGAGAAAGGTGTAAAGGAAGAATACAAAGGCAGTTAGAAATTA CCGGTAGGCAAACAACTAACGAGGAATTAGAAGAAATGTTAGAACAAGGAAATCCGGCAGTTTTCACCCAAGGT ATCATAATGGAAACGCAACAAGCGAAACAGACATTAGCCGATATCGAAGCGAGGCACGCCGATATCATCAAGttagaaaattcaattagaGAATTGCACGATATGTTTATGGATATGGCGATGTTGGTAGAGAATCAG GGTGAAATGATCGATCGTATCGAATACCATGTCGAACATGCAGTGGATTACGTACAAACGGCCACCCAAGATACTAAAAAGGCATTACGATATCAAAGTCGTGCCAGACGG aaaaagatCTTCATCATAATCTGCCTCGTAGTAGCTCTCAtcattctaataataatattatctgttgtatt GAAATGA
- the LOC130445466 gene encoding syntaxin-1A isoform X3: MTKDRLAALVAAQSDDDDVGPDDVAVNVEGRDGFMDAFFGEVEEIRDMIEKIQANVEEVKKKHSSILSAPQSDEKTKQELEDLMADIKKTANKVRAKLKVIEQNIETEEQKNKSSADLRIRKTQHSTLSRKFVEVMTEYNRTQTDYRERCKGRIQRQLEITGRQTTNEELEEMLEQGNPAVFTQGIIMETQQAKQTLADIEARHADIIKLENSIRELHDMFMDMAMLVENQGEMIDRIEYHVEHAVDYVQTATQDTKKALRYQSRARRKLIYIIILIAILLAVIAIILASTLS; the protein is encoded by the exons ATGACAAAGGATAGATTAGCAGCTCTTGTTGCG gcTCAAAGCGACGATGATGATGTGGGCCCCGATGATGTTGCCGTCAACGTTGAAGGCAGGGACGGCTTCATGGACGCGTTTTTCGGAGAG GTTGAAGAGATACGGGACATGATAGAAAAGATACAGGCCAATGTAGAAGAGGTTAAGAAAAAACACAGTTCCATACTTTCAGCACCGCAGAGTGATGAAA aAACGAAACAGGAATTGGAAGATCTAATGGCCGATATCAAGAAAACTGCCAATAAAGTCCGTGCCAAGCTAAAGG TTATAGAACAAAATATAGAAAcggaagaacaaaaaaataaatcgtcGGCGGATCTGAGGATACGAAAAACTCAACATTCGACGTTATCCAGAAAATTCGTAGAAGTTATGACTGAATATAACCGAACTCAAACAGATTACAGAGAAAGGTGTAAAGGAAGAATACAAAGGCAGTTAGAAATTA CCGGTAGGCAAACAACTAACGAGGAATTAGAAGAAATGTTAGAACAAGGAAATCCGGCAGTTTTCACCCAAGGT ATCATAATGGAAACGCAACAAGCGAAACAGACATTAGCCGATATCGAAGCGAGGCACGCCGATATCATCAAGttagaaaattcaattagaGAATTGCACGATATGTTTATGGATATGGCGATGTTGGTAGAGAATCAG GGTGAAATGATCGATCGTATCGAATACCATGTCGAACATGCAGTGGATTACGTACAAACGGCCACCCAAGATACTAAAAAGGCATTACGATATCAAAGTCGTGCCAGACGG aaattaatCTACATCATAATCCTGATTGCAATATTACTCGCCGTAATAGCAATTATCTTAGCTAGCACCCT aagTTAA
- the LOC130445466 gene encoding syntaxin-1A isoform X5, translating into MTKDRLAALVAAQSDDDDVGPDDVAVNVEGRDGFMDAFFGEVEEIRDMIEKIQANVEEVKKKHSSILSAPQSDEKTKQELEDLMADIKKTANKVRAKLKVIEQNIETEEQKNKSSADLRIRKTQHSTLSRKFVEVMTEYNRTQTDYRERCKGRIQRQLEITGRQTTNEELEEMLEQGNPAVFTQGIIMETQQAKQTLADIEARHADIIKLENSIRELHDMFMDMAMLVENQGELVDRVEYHVENAQTHVQQGRTELIQAEGYQTKARKKLIYIIILIAILLAVIAIILASTLS; encoded by the exons ATGACAAAGGATAGATTAGCAGCTCTTGTTGCG gcTCAAAGCGACGATGATGATGTGGGCCCCGATGATGTTGCCGTCAACGTTGAAGGCAGGGACGGCTTCATGGACGCGTTTTTCGGAGAG GTTGAAGAGATACGGGACATGATAGAAAAGATACAGGCCAATGTAGAAGAGGTTAAGAAAAAACACAGTTCCATACTTTCAGCACCGCAGAGTGATGAAA aAACGAAACAGGAATTGGAAGATCTAATGGCCGATATCAAGAAAACTGCCAATAAAGTCCGTGCCAAGCTAAAGG TTATAGAACAAAATATAGAAAcggaagaacaaaaaaataaatcgtcGGCGGATCTGAGGATACGAAAAACTCAACATTCGACGTTATCCAGAAAATTCGTAGAAGTTATGACTGAATATAACCGAACTCAAACAGATTACAGAGAAAGGTGTAAAGGAAGAATACAAAGGCAGTTAGAAATTA CCGGTAGGCAAACAACTAACGAGGAATTAGAAGAAATGTTAGAACAAGGAAATCCGGCAGTTTTCACCCAAGGT ATCATAATGGAAACGCAACAAGCGAAACAGACATTAGCCGATATCGAAGCGAGGCACGCCGATATCATCAAGttagaaaattcaattagaGAATTGCACGATATGTTTATGGATATGGCGATGTTGGTAGAGAATCAG GGTGAACTCGTCGATAGAGTGGAATATCACGTAGAGAATGCTCAAACTCACGTACAACAAGGTCGCACCGAATTGATACAAGCCGAAGGATATCAAACCAAAGCCAGAAAG aaattaatCTACATCATAATCCTGATTGCAATATTACTCGCCGTAATAGCAATTATCTTAGCTAGCACCCT aagTTAA
- the LOC130445030 gene encoding uncharacterized protein LOC130445030 yields the protein MFRNIIFLCLTVLNTSGDRSYRDNEWNGNWFPHSPNEQDTNPPFVNKNTMTRNDNRVEMGISDPHCDDGETNLNIDWDNNPVNYTCLDRKDLYKPSSYIHPVHTVERIPTFYVASHKCMNESIQYSTSIPTFGTHRPLWPIYGEYKFLPKQRWLHNLEHGAVVMLYHPCANKNEVKLLKNLVKGCLFKHIITPYNLLNPSRPLALVTWGHRLEMSKVSENLAVRFIREHALKGYESTFKNGQYNYGILQRADFVSDLHDSVVCPTATNIMK from the exons atgtttagaaatataatttttttgtgcttAACAGTTTTGAATACTTCTG gtGATCGATCTTATCGTGATAATGAATGGAACGGCAATTGGTTTCCCCATTCACCTAACGAACAAGATACAAATCCTCcgtttgttaataaaaataccaTGACAAGAAACGACAATCGCGTTGAAATGGGCATAAGTGATCCCCATTGTGATGATGGAGAG actaatttaaatattgattggGATAATAATCCAGTGAATTATACTTGCCTAGACAGAAAAGACTTATACAAACCTAGTAGTTACATTCATCCTGTTCATACCGTTGAAAGGATACCTACATTTTATGTG gCTTCTCATAAATGTATGAACGAATCGATACAATACAGTACATCAATTCCAACTTT TGGTACACATCGTCCGTTATGGCCTATATACGGCGAATACAAATTCCTTCCGAAACAGCGATGGTTACATAACCTCGAACACGGTGCCGTCGTTATGTTATATCATCCGTGTGCTAATAAAAACGAAGTTAAATTACTCAAAAATTTAGTTAAGGGATGTTTATTCAAACACATTATAACtccttataatttattgaaccCATCGAGG CCGTTAGCTTTAGTTACTTGGGGACATCGTTTGGAAATGTCCAAAGTATCAGAAAATTTGGCGGTAAGATTTATAAGGGAACACGCTCTCAAAGGGTACGAATCAACGTTCAAAAATGGCCAATACAATTATGGAATTTTACAACGAGCTGATTTCGTTAGCGATTTACACGATTCGGTCGTATGTCCAACGGCTACGAATATTATGAAGTAA